Genomic DNA from Streptomyces sp. AM 2-1-1:
AGGCGCTCGGGGTGGCGGCGATCCCGATGGGCATCGTCATGCTCATGCCTGACCTGGGCTCGGTCATGGTGATGGTCTTCATCGTCCTCGGCGTCCTGCTCGCCTCCGGCGCCTCCAACCGCTGGGTCTTCGGCCTCCTCGGGGCGGGCGCGCTCGGCGCCGTCTCCATCTGGCAGCTCGGGCTGCTGGACGACTACCAGATCGCCCGCTTCGCCGCGTTCGCCAACCCCGCCCTCGACCCGGCCGGCGTCGGCTACAACACCAACCAGGCCCGCATCGCGATCGGCTCCGGCGGCCTCACCGGCACCGGACTCTTCCACGGCACCCAGACCACCGGCCAGTTCGTCCCCGAACAGCAGACCGACTTCGTCTTCACCGTCGCCGGCGAGGAACTCGGCTTCGTCGGCGCCGGGCTGATCATCGTCCTCCTCGGCGTCGTCCTCTGGCGCGCCTGCCGCATCGCCCGCGAGACCACCGAGCTGTACGGCACCGTCGTCGCCGCCGGAATCATCGCCTGGTTCGCCTTCCAGGCGTTCGAGAACATCGGGATGACGCTCGGCATCATGCCGGTCGCCGGTCTGCCGCTGCCCTTCGTCTCGTACGGCGGGTCGTCGATGTTCGCCGTCTGGGTCGCGATCGGGCTCCTCCAGTCGATCCGGGTGCAACGGCCGATGTCGGCCTGAGCGCCGCACGACGCGTCCCCCCTCCGCCCGGTGGCAGCAGCCACCGGGCCGAGGGCCTTCCCGCCGGTGTGTCCGGAGCGCGGTCGTACGGGGCGGTGTCCGGCCGTTCCCGCCGACTCGACGCGAAGGGGCGGAGTCGGACTAGATTCGGAACATGGCCGACGTGAAGCGCGAGATCGAGCGGAAGTACGAAACGGCTGCGGGCACCCCACTGCCGGACCTGACCGGCGTGGCCGGCACCGCCGCGGCCGTGCCACGCGGGGTCACCGAACTCGACGCCGTCTACTACGACACCCACGACCTCCGGCTCGCCGCCGGCGCCGTCACCCTGCGCCGCAGGACGGGCGGCGCCGACGCCGGCTGGCACGTGAAGTTCCCCGTCTCACCCGGCGTACGGGACGAGATCGGCGCCCCCCTCTCCGAGACACTCCCCGACCCGCTGGCCGGTCTGATCCGCTCCCGGGTCCGCGACCGGCCCGTCGTCCCCGTGGTCCGGCTGCTCTCCTCGCGCGACGTCCACCACCTGAACGACGACCGCGGCCGGCTGCTCGCGGAGCTGAGCGTCGACACGGTCCTCGCCGAGCGCCTCACCGGGGACGGCCGGGGCGCCACCGCCACGTGGACCGAGATCGAGGTCGAACTCGCCGACGGCGGCGACCCCGCCTTCCTCGACGCGGTGGACGAACGGCTCGCCGCGGCGGGCGTGCACCCCTCGTCCTCCGCGTCCAAACTGGCCCGCGCGCTGGCGGCGACGGCGCCGGGGCAACCCCCGGCGGAGAATGCCGCGCAGGGCGCACCGGCCACGGAGGCCAGGGAGGAGGGGGCCGGTGACACGGCGGGCGCGCAGGTCCTCGCCTACGTGCGGCAGCAGATCGAGACGATCATCACCCTCGACCCGGCGGTCCGCCGGGAGCTGCCCGGCGCCGTGCACCGGATGCGGGTCGCCACCCGCCGGCTGCGCAGCGCCTTCACGACCTACCGGAAGGTGCTCGACCGGACCGTCACCGATCCGGTCCGCGCCGAACTGAAGTGGCTCGCCGCCGAACTGGGCACCGGCCGGGACCACGAAGTGCTGGAGGCACGGCTGTTCCACCACGTCGACGGGGTGGAACCCACCCTGCTGCTGGGACCCGTACGCGGCCGGCTGGAGCGGTGGGGGGCGGCGGAACGGGCTGCCTCCCACGAGCGGATCCTCGCCGCGCTCGACGGCGAGCGCCATCTCGCGCTGCTCGGCGCCCTGGACGCGCTGCTCGCCGACCCGCCGCTGCTGCCCGCGGCCGGCCGGGACGCCGCCGGGCCGCTCACGAGCGCGGTGCTGAAGGACCACCACCGGCTCGCCGTGAGGATCCGCCACGCGCTGGACCTGCCGCCCGGCCACGACCGCGACCTGGCGATGCACGAGGCCCGCAAGGCGGCCAAGCGCGCCCGGTACGCCGCCGAGGCCGCACGCCCGGCCCTCGGCAAACCCGCGAAGCGGCTCGCCCGGCGCGTCAAGGCCGTCCAGAGTCTGCTCGGCGACCACCAGGACGGCGTGGTCGCCCGCGACGCCCTGCGCGCCCTGGCCGTGCACGCCCACGGCGCCGGCGAGTCCGCCTTCACCTGGGGACTCCTCTACGGCCGCGAGGAAGCGGAGGCGGCCCTGCTGGAGGCCCGGCTGCCCCGGGTGTGGGGGCGGGCGTCCCGGGCCCGGCTGCGGTCGGCGCACGGGAGCTGAGCGGAGGGGTACGCTGGATGGTCACCCCTGTCAGCTCACGAAGGTTCGCGAGATGTCTGCCGAGTCGGTCTTCCCACAGCTCGAAGCTCTGCTCCCGCATGTGCAGAAGCCCATCCAGTACGTCGGCGGTGAGCTGAACTCCACCGTCAAGCAGTGGGACGAATGCGACGTCCGCTGGGCGCTCATGTACCCCGACGCCTACGAGGTCGGCCTGCCCAACCAGGGCGTCATGATCCTCTACGAGGTGCTCAACGAGCGCGAAGGGGTCCTCGCCGAGCGCACGTACAGCGTCTGGCCGGACCTCGAGGAGCTGATGCGCGCGCACGAGGTGCCGCAGTTCACGGTGGACAGCCACCGGCCCGTCGGCGCGTTCGACGTCTTCGGGCTGAGCTTCTCCACCGAGCTCGGGTACACCAACATGCTCACCGCCCTTGACCTGGCGGGCATCCCGCTGGAGTCCAAGGACCGCACGGTGGACCACCCGATCGTGCTCGCGGGCGGCCACGCCGCGTTCAACCCCGAGCCCGTCGCGGACTTCATCGACTGCGCGGTCGTCGGCGACGGCGAGCAGGCGGTCCTGGAGATCACCGAGATCGTCCGCGCCTGGAAGGCCGAGGGCCGGCCCGGCGGCCGGGACGAGGTGCTCTTCCGCCTCGCCCGCACCGGCGGTGTCTACGTCCCGCGCTTCTACGACGTCGAGTACCTCCCGGACGGCCGGATCGCCCGTGTGGTGCCGAACCGGTCCGGCGTGCCGTGGCGGGTCTCCAAGCACACCGTCATGGACCTCGACGAGTGGCCCTACCCGAAGCAGCCGCTGGTCCCGCTCGCCGAGACCGTCCACGAGCGGATGTCCGTCGAGATCTTCCGCGGCTGCACCCGCGGCTGCCGCTTCTGCCAGGCCGGCATGATCACGCGCCCCGTGCGGGAGCGAAGCATCACCGGCATCGGCGAGATGGTCGAGCGCGGGCTCAAGGCCACCGGCTTCGAGGAGGTCGGCCTGCTGTCGCTCTCCTCCGCCGACCACACCGAGATCGGCGAGATCGCCAAGGGCCTCGCGGACCGGTACACCGAGGACAAGATCGGCCTCTCGCTGCCGTCCACCCGCGTCGACGCGTTCAACGTGGACCTGGCCAACGAGCTGACCCGCAACGGCCGCCGCTCCGGCCTCACCTTCGCCCCCGAGGGCGGCTCCGAGCGCATGCGCAAGGTCATCAACAAGATGGTCTCGGAGGAAGATCTCATCCGTACGGTCTCCACCGCGTACGGCAACGGCTGGCGCCAGGTGAAGCTGTACTTCATGTGCGGCCTGCCCACCGAGACCGACGAGGACGTCCTGCAGATCGGCGACATGGCGGTCAAGGTGATCGCCAAGGGCCGCGAGGTGTCCGGCCAGAACGACATCCGCTGCACCGTCTCCATCGGCGGATTCGTCCCCAAGCCGCACACCCCGTTCCAGTGGGCGCCGCAGCTGAGCGCCGAGGAGACCGACGCGCGCCTCGCCAAGCTCCGCGACAAGATCCGGGGCGACAAGAAGTACGGCCGCTCCATCGGCTTCCGCTACCACGACGGCAAGCCCGGCATCGTCGAGGGCCTGCTCTCGCGCGGCGACCGCCGCGTCGGCTCGGTCATCCGCGCGGTGTACGAGGACGGCGGCCGGTTCGACGGCTGGCGCGAGCACTTCAGCTACGACCGCTGGATGGCCTGCGCCGAGAAGACGCTCCCCGCCTTCGGCCTCGACGTCGACTGGTACACCACCCGCGAGCGGACCTACGAGGAGGTCCTGCCCTGGGACCACCTCGACTCCGGCCTGGACAAGGAGTGGCTCTGGGAGGACTGGCAGGACTCGCTCGACGAGACCGAGGTCGAGGACTGCCGCTGGACCCCCTGCTTCGACTGCGGCGTCTGCCCGCAGCTCGACCTGGACATCCAGATCGGCCCCACCGGCAAGAAGCTGCTGCCGCTCACCGTGGTGAAGTGACGGGCGCGCCCACCGGCGCACCCGCTGCTCGGGCCCGCTCCGGGGATCGTCCCGGAGCGGGCCTTCCGCACGTCCGGGCGGGGCGGGCCGGCCCGACGGTGGTCGTGGAGCCGTGACCGTACCGGCTCGGGCCCGGACCCCGGCGCGCACCCGTCGTACCGGGGAACCCGGAGGTCGGCGTACCCGGGAGGGTTACTGCGCGTACTCTGGGTGAGGAGCACCACGTGACACGTGCACGGCGTGGCGCCCGCACCCGAGATCTCCCCGCCCGGCGGCACCACAGGCCGGAGGGGGTGAGCCGGAGCGGGCCCGCCGTGACGACCTGTACTTCGTGGGCGGCGCGCCACCGCGCCCGCCCCGCACCGAGGAGAAGAACCACTGGGCAAGCGACAGCCCGAAGGCCCGCCGCCCGCACCGGCGGTGCAGCGCATCCGACTGCGCTACACCAAGCGCGGCCGCCTCCGGTTCACCAGCCACCGAGACTTCCAGCGTGCCTTCGAGCGAGCCCTGCGCCGCTCCGAGGTACCCATGGCCTACTCGGCGGGCTTCACCCCGCACCCCAAGGTGTCGTACGCCAACGCGGCTCCGACCGGAACCGGCAGTGAGGCCGAGTTCCTGGAGATCGCCCTCACCGAGCAGCGTGACCCGCAGGTCCTGCGCGACCTCCTCAACGAGTCCCTGCCCGACGGCCTCGACATCACCGACGCCGTGGAGGCCCGGACCTCCGGGCTCGCCGACCGGCTGACCGCCTCCGTCTGGGAGATGCGCCTGGA
This window encodes:
- the rodA gene encoding rod shape-determining protein RodA; this translates as MAAGFSVSRYTPERSSWARLTARDSVVRRLDWPLLGSALALSFIGSMLVYSATRGRDSLTHGDPYYFLFRHALNTGIGFGLMIGTIWLGHRTLRGAVPILYGLSVLLVLTVLSPLGATVNGAHAWIIIGGGFSLQPSEFTKITIILGMAMLLAARVDAGDQLHPDHRTVAKALGVAAIPMGIVMLMPDLGSVMVMVFIVLGVLLASGASNRWVFGLLGAGALGAVSIWQLGLLDDYQIARFAAFANPALDPAGVGYNTNQARIAIGSGGLTGTGLFHGTQTTGQFVPEQQTDFVFTVAGEELGFVGAGLIIVLLGVVLWRACRIARETTELYGTVVAAGIIAWFAFQAFENIGMTLGIMPVAGLPLPFVSYGGSSMFAVWVAIGLLQSIRVQRPMSA
- a CDS encoding CYTH and CHAD domain-containing protein; the protein is MADVKREIERKYETAAGTPLPDLTGVAGTAAAVPRGVTELDAVYYDTHDLRLAAGAVTLRRRTGGADAGWHVKFPVSPGVRDEIGAPLSETLPDPLAGLIRSRVRDRPVVPVVRLLSSRDVHHLNDDRGRLLAELSVDTVLAERLTGDGRGATATWTEIEVELADGGDPAFLDAVDERLAAAGVHPSSSASKLARALAATAPGQPPAENAAQGAPATEAREEGAGDTAGAQVLAYVRQQIETIITLDPAVRRELPGAVHRMRVATRRLRSAFTTYRKVLDRTVTDPVRAELKWLAAELGTGRDHEVLEARLFHHVDGVEPTLLLGPVRGRLERWGAAERAASHERILAALDGERHLALLGALDALLADPPLLPAAGRDAAGPLTSAVLKDHHRLAVRIRHALDLPPGHDRDLAMHEARKAAKRARYAAEAARPALGKPAKRLARRVKAVQSLLGDHQDGVVARDALRALAVHAHGAGESAFTWGLLYGREEAEAALLEARLPRVWGRASRARLRSAHGS
- a CDS encoding TIGR03960 family B12-binding radical SAM protein, whose translation is MSAESVFPQLEALLPHVQKPIQYVGGELNSTVKQWDECDVRWALMYPDAYEVGLPNQGVMILYEVLNEREGVLAERTYSVWPDLEELMRAHEVPQFTVDSHRPVGAFDVFGLSFSTELGYTNMLTALDLAGIPLESKDRTVDHPIVLAGGHAAFNPEPVADFIDCAVVGDGEQAVLEITEIVRAWKAEGRPGGRDEVLFRLARTGGVYVPRFYDVEYLPDGRIARVVPNRSGVPWRVSKHTVMDLDEWPYPKQPLVPLAETVHERMSVEIFRGCTRGCRFCQAGMITRPVRERSITGIGEMVERGLKATGFEEVGLLSLSSADHTEIGEIAKGLADRYTEDKIGLSLPSTRVDAFNVDLANELTRNGRRSGLTFAPEGGSERMRKVINKMVSEEDLIRTVSTAYGNGWRQVKLYFMCGLPTETDEDVLQIGDMAVKVIAKGREVSGQNDIRCTVSIGGFVPKPHTPFQWAPQLSAEETDARLAKLRDKIRGDKKYGRSIGFRYHDGKPGIVEGLLSRGDRRVGSVIRAVYEDGGRFDGWREHFSYDRWMACAEKTLPAFGLDVDWYTTRERTYEEVLPWDHLDSGLDKEWLWEDWQDSLDETEVEDCRWTPCFDCGVCPQLDLDIQIGPTGKKLLPLTVVK